The Coffea arabica cultivar ET-39 chromosome 3c, Coffea Arabica ET-39 HiFi, whole genome shotgun sequence genome contains a region encoding:
- the LOC113735775 gene encoding uncharacterized protein, with the protein MWASVIGILGNIQDDATTSDNRDSIAIRGNARRSRRGQTITNFHHYRVEIFFEVVDLIIQEMNNRFSEVSTELLSCIACLDPKSSFSQFNVQKLLRLADLYPEDFSSNDYLYLESQLRNYIYNVQRDPQFPEVGDLGSLAQQMVKTGKNTVFPLVYRLIQLALVLPVVTASVERVFSAMNIVKTDLRNKMGDEWMNDCLVVYIEKDIFATIENEQILQRFQWMKTRRMQLPPLRYSSATTTNTSSVNQ; encoded by the exons ATGTGGGCTTCGGTGATTGGAATATTGGGAAATATACAAGATGATGCCACCACTTCTGACAATAGAG ACAGTATAGCAATCCGTGGCAATGCCAGGCGCAGTCGCAGAGGTCAAACCATCACTAATTTTCATCATTATCGcgtggaaattttttttgag GTTGTTGATTTAATTATACAAGAGATGAATAATCGTTTCTCGGAAGTTAGCACGGAATTGCTTAGTTGCATAGCATGTCTTGATCCAAAAAGTTCTTTCTCTCAATTCAATGTGCAGAAACTACTCCGTCTTGCTGATTTATATCCTGAAGACTTCTCAAGTAACGATTATTTATATCTTGAGTCTCAACTTcgaaattatatttataatgtGCAACGCGATCCTCAATTTCCAGAAGTTGGAGATTTGGGAAGTCTTGCTCAACAAATGGTTAAAACTGGTAAAAATACAGTTTTTCCATTGGTTTATCGTCTGATCCAGTTGGCATTAGTTCTACCAGTTGTGACTGCTTCTGTTGAAAGAGTATTTTCTGCAATGAATATTGTCAAGACTGATTTGCGCAACAAAATGGGAGACGAGTGGATGAATGACTGTCTGGTTGTATACATTGAGAAGGATATTTTTGCAACAATTGAAAATGAGCAAATATTGCAGCGTTTTCAATGGATGAAGACTCGCAGAATGCAATTGCCTCCTCTTCGTTATTCGAGTGCAACAACTACCAATACTTCAAGTGTTAATCAATAA